GTCGACTACCCGTCGCAGCTGGCGCCGCAGGCCTTGCACTGAGCCTACGCACGCGTCGCAGGACGCCTGACGTCGCCCCGGCGGCGTCAGGCGGCACCGAGGGCGCGCAGAACCAGCAGCAGGCCGGCCATCACCGCGGTGGCACCGATGGTCCTCACCATCGGCGTGGCCGCGGACACCAGCCGTTCGGCAGTGATGGCCAGGGTGACGAGCATCATGGCGCGCAGGTTCATGACACCCCATGCAAGCAGGATCGAGGTAAGGCCGGCACAGCAATACACGCAATGCAGGCCGTGGCGAAGACCATGTCGCCATGCCGCACCGGCATTCGCCGGTACGCGCTCCGGCTCACGGCGGCAACATGCGAGGCTGTGGCTCTTCCATCGGGTGAACTGCAGCGCACCGGCGAGCAACACGACCACGCCCACTCCCAATGGCACCTCACGCGCCAGGGCCGGCATCGCCATCTCGAACGATGCCAGTGCGGCACCCACTGAAAACACCAACGCGCCAAGCGCCGCCCAGACAACGAAGTACCCCACGCCCACGATCATCGCGAGCCAGGCCGGACTCGCCGCACCATGGCCGCTGACGCCCTGGTGGCAACGCCACAGCACGGGTGCCAGCGACGGCAGCATCATCGCGATCATCATCACCGTCC
This genomic interval from Dyella japonica A8 contains the following:
- a CDS encoding DUF2182 domain-containing protein, giving the protein MLTLLFAASTAMTVAWCTSMPSMDDMPMPGGWTLSMMWMPMGEPSWWGAALSFLGMWTVMMIAMMLPSLAPVLWRCHQGVSGHGAASPAWLAMIVGVGYFVVWAALGALVFSVGAALASFEMAMPALAREVPLGVGVVVLLAGALQFTRWKSHSLACCRREPERVPANAGAAWRHGLRHGLHCVYCCAGLTSILLAWGVMNLRAMMLVTLAITAERLVSAATPMVRTIGATAVMAGLLLVLRALGAA